The DNA window CGCCCCCGTGAGCGCGGCGTCGGCGCCTCCCATCGCCTCCGTTTCCGGGATCACCAGCAGGTGATTCTCCTGCGCCGTCGTGACCCGTCGCCGCGGGTAGCACCGCTCCAGCAGCGGGCGCAAATCCGGGTGGACCACCCGCACGACGGGCGTCCCCGCCGCCGCCAGCGCCGTGCTCAGCGCATCCGCCTCGTTCGTCACGAGCAAGGGCGCGCGCCATGACCCCCATGACGTCAGGTCGGCGGCGATCGACCGGCCCCGCACCGTACACGCCAGCGGAAAGGGGATCTGCGCCGCATCGATGCGCGTGGGCGCCGTGAGCGCGGCCTCGACGAGCGCCATGTACGCGCCCACCTCGCGGCCCGCCGCCGCCGCCTCGGCCGCAGGCCAGAGCTGCGCTGCGAGGACGCGCTGGAGCGGCCCCCGGGACGCCTCCCGAGCACACCGGAGCGCCTCGCGGAACGTCCTGTCGCGGCGCACGTCGTCTCGGCTCAGCGTGTGCTGGAAGCGAGGATCCATCGCCTTGAAGCGCAGCCCGTCGAGGCCTGGCAGCACCTCCTCCGAGGTCTCGAAGAGCGTGAGCCCGCGGTTGTAGAACCCGGCGAACCGCTCCGCGCCGGCCTCTGGCTCTCGCCGCCTCGCGGCGCCGAGATACCGCGCGCCTGCCGACGGACCCACCACCACCCGGAGGTCCCCCTCCGTCACCGTGACGAACGCTGCAGCCGTCACGGCGAACGGGACCTCGACCCGTTCCATCCGAGCCGTCCCCTCCCCCTCGACGACCGACAAAGTGATCGGCCGGTCCGCGTGCCGGCACCAGCGCCGCAGCGCCTCTCCCACCAGCGCCGCGTGGCGCGTGAAGGCCGACGCGTCCATCCGCTGGAGCAGGATCACCCGCGTCCCGCTTCCCTCTCGCGGCCCGGCATCCTCCAGCTCGAAGGTGGTGTCAGGCCGCAGCACGAGCCGGAACGCGCGCCCGTCCCGCCAGGTCTCCACCTCCACCGCCTCGGGTCCGATCGCCAGCACGGAGATGAACCCGACTCCGTACTTGCCGATCTTGCCTTCGACCCCCTCCTTGGACGACGCGAAGAGCGTGAGCAGCGGCCCCTCGATCGTCTCACGCGTCATCCCCTGGCCATCGTCCAGCACTGCGGTGGACGTCACGCCGTCCGCGACCCGCCCGACGCGCACGTCGACGCGGTGCGCGCCAGCATCCAGGCTGTTCTGCACCAGCTCGCGGAGGAAGGCGTACGGGTCCGCGAACTGGCGGACCATGTCGCCGATGAGCCCAGTCTCTTGCAGGGGAGCAGGCCGCTCCTCGTGGCTGGAACGATAAGGGAGCACGCGCGAAGGCCCTCTCGGTCACACGCAGGGACGCTCGCGGAGCGTACCACGGGCTTCCGGGGTGCCTTCGGGTCGATGACATGGCTAGCTAGCGCGCATGAACGCGCCCGCCACCCGCCGTCGCGCCTTCTCGAGCACGCGCCTGGGCGCGTCGAACACGCGTCTGGGCGCGGCGATCATGCGCCTGGGCGCGGCTGTCGTGCTCCTCGCCGCGTGTGCCGCGCCTCCCGTCGCGAG is part of the Chondromyces crocatus genome and encodes:
- a CDS encoding ATP-binding protein codes for the protein MLPYRSSHEERPAPLQETGLIGDMVRQFADPYAFLRELVQNSLDAGAHRVDVRVGRVADGVTSTAVLDDGQGMTRETIEGPLLTLFASSKEGVEGKIGKYGVGFISVLAIGPEAVEVETWRDGRAFRLVLRPDTTFELEDAGPREGSGTRVILLQRMDASAFTRHAALVGEALRRWCRHADRPITLSVVEGEGTARMERVEVPFAVTAAAFVTVTEGDLRVVVGPSAGARYLGAARRREPEAGAERFAGFYNRGLTLFETSEEVLPGLDGLRFKAMDPRFQHTLSRDDVRRDRTFREALRCAREASRGPLQRVLAAQLWPAAEAAAAGREVGAYMALVEAALTAPTRIDAAQIPFPLACTVRGRSIAADLTSWGSWRAPLLVTNEADALSTALAAAGTPVVRVVHPDLRPLLERCYPRRRVTTAQENHLLVIPETEAMGGADAALTGALGEALALAAHAVAAVHFCRVEGALAQRAALLLPPEGAQKGEAIPETSSAPRLSTANDVERRGVRFRSRDTLYLNVGASTVSLARAAAEVDPITTAALLARALILEARGPLGGGDADRLLDLSGLGSNERGARRRASTKERP